Proteins from a single region of Hordeum vulgare subsp. vulgare chromosome 6H, MorexV3_pseudomolecules_assembly, whole genome shotgun sequence:
- the LOC123405681 gene encoding probable calcium-binding protein CML16, translated as MKKVFSRFKTDGDGRISPPELAAVSRAITPLATDSAGGREVASMMDELDTDRDGYMDLGEFAAFHGHNHGEREQDAELRDAFDVYDNNDDGRISDAELIKVVSRIGEGLLVLGVLALARSRAAASLALSNRKEIATPHLGAVNSL; from the exons ATGAAGAAGGTGTTCTCCCGCTTCAAAACGGACGGGGACGGCAGGATCTCGCCCCCGGAGCTGGCAGCCGTGTCGCGCGCCATCACGCCGCTGGCCACCGACTCGGCAGGGGGCCGGGAGGTGGCGTCCATGATGGACGAGCTCGACACCGACCGCGACGGCTACATGGACCTCGGCGAGTTCGCCGCCTTCCACGGCCACAACCACGGGGAGCGCGAGCAGGACGCCGAGCTGCGCGATGCCTTCGAcgtctacgacaacaacgacgacggccgcATCTCCGATGCCGAGCTCATCAAGGTCGTGTCTCGGATCGGCGAGGGTCTCCTTGTTCTTGGCGTGTTG GCCCTCGCCCGCTCGCGCGCCGCCGCCTCGCTCGCGCTCTCCAACCGCAAGGAGATCGCCACCCCGCACCTCGGCGCCGTCAACTCCCTCTAG